AATGCTAATTAAAAAGTTTGCACTTTCTAATTACAGATATTTTTATGCAGTTGCTTGATAAAGCTTTTACATAATAAaagtgcaattgaaaaaaaaaaatatcgcaccccgatattacgagTAACCCCGAATTTACGTATAAAAGCTTTGGTCCCGATGCATTCGTtgaatcggggtccgactgtagtaCTTTGAAACAACTACAGAAATTTTCACTGTTCTTCAAGAGGTAATTAAAACCAACACGAAAAACATTTGCagaaaacaaaatgcattttaatacgTGTCAATACTATACAAGATGAAGAACATTcatacaaagctttttttttaaaaaaataggaaaattgtgGCATTTCTTTTGTGATTCATAATATGTCTGTATCATTTTATTCTTCTTTTGATTACTTCTAAATTTTCGCCAAAAGTGAAAGTGACttaattttttacacaaataagTCTTTCAAAAATCTAGTTGTCTTCATCTGCTTTCACTCTTTTTTGTGAAATCAGTCGCTATCATCCAACAAAGCCACTTGTAACAGCTCCAAGTACACAGCAGGGCTTTCCTTGGAAAGAGAAAGCCATTTCTCAGAGCTCAGAACTGCCTTCAAGTTATTCTTGATTGTGTGCTTCGACGCTTTGGCCAGTTCTTCATCGTCGTGCAAATTCGCCAGTATAGCCACATCACAAGCGAAATTCGGAGAAATGTGCTTCAGAATAAAATCCTTGCACCATTGCTTCAGCTCTGGCATGTCATATCTGTCGGCCGCCACATACAGGTCTGTCGCTCTATCCACGGAGAGTTCCTGGATGCTTCCGCTGTAGATGTAACTCAGCATGGCCTTGGCAACAGAAGGCTTCATCTCCACCAGATTCACGACATTTTCCTGACTTTCTTTCATTTCACTGTCGAACATCGCGTCGAATACTTTGGAGCGGTTTGCCAGGATGATCTTGTGAGCAGGAAACTGGACATCGCCCACTTTCAATGTCACGTCGGAAAATCTGGGATTTTCAAACGCATTTTGGAGATTTTCAATCAACAACTTGGTTCCATTATTGGAAGAAGTACTCTCGTTAACCACTGAAAAACAAAGACGGATTATTTTCACGTGTATTAGGAAATATTaccttcaattaaaattttctagCAAATCAGCAAAAAGGACAAAATTCTTCATACTTAATAGCTTTGACGATTTCCATAATTCCTACCCAATTACTTCTAAATAATTTGCAACCACACAACAATTTTACTTCGGCAAACGTAGATATTTTCAGTCTTAAGCGAAGACTTGTAGAGTTCATGTGAAATCTCAAAACACTATTCATTAATCtcataacactaattattgttttttaaagcaACAGCGAAGCGGACACAacggagttgtttccttcagtcaaaagtagtactttttgtcactgaaattgatagaataagcaaaataataataataataataataataataacatggactcagaaaatactttcattttaccaACAGTTTTacgctccacgcttgctatcaaccatatcgttgccaatacacgtgagtaaagacgcgaattaaatattttggaccgtgagtggcaacactgaatggcatttcatcatttgtgatgtcatcggcagaagcgttaaacgatgaaagagcaccaatttatgtatttttttaaaaatattaaacttaaaagaaattatttaaaaaatggtcagattctatgtttttaagcatgctctttcagaaaaaaatacttttaaaattttggaaacgaccccattgcggtCTATAGAAAATGTCTACCATTGATTTAAacgaaatttcatttcaaatgaaaaagaaaagggatATTGGAAAAAGTGTacagtaaaagtaaaataagattttttacgTAAAGACCAAGGTATGATAAAGGTTGGCAGTTTTACCAAGAGATGGCatataatttcaataaaagcacttATACTAGTTAAATATTTAActgtaacaattattttattttatagttgaaagTTAAAACATGAACAATTTCCTTTTCGACTGAGCATTTTTGTTCAATGTGAAGTCAGTTAcctaatttttttatgttcacaagGCTGCTAATGAATTCCGTTACTAAAAATAGTTACTTTGGCAGCCtgaaagttcaaaatattttccaaaatagtaGCAAGACGCAGAAAATAGTTTGTAAAATAATAGCATTTCTGTCAAAATAATGCAATGATACTCCAATAAATATATACAGGGTATCTACTACATTCACAATTTTCAAATCCATGGCTTGGGAgatgcaatttttccagaaaaacatACATTTCTCACTAGAATATAAATTAgcgttttgtgaaaataaaattgctgATGGATGCTTTGTAAAagacatactgtctgaccacggattgtatggaaagacaaacatccgttttacagccggaaatggacgaatctattattttttaccgatgccagcttttgcagaagcagaatctcattcaaatgagcagaatacgcgcatcaaatttctacttttccccattattcacatagattcgtcttatctggacgtttaaaaattccatgcaatccgtggttggacagtaacttacgaaaaaattaaattcaagcgCAATGTAACGAGTTGAGCTACTATTATGATTAAAAAGCAATTAATGCAACAATGACTAGTGATACACAGGAAATAAATACTactgagttttaaatttaacattttgataggcttattttgcaacaaaacaaaagcaaattttcccattcagttccaatcagaaagcaaaccactgtaaggaaaaaaacaaataaatccctaaagtaacctttttcaaaaaaaaaaaaattaagatcggCGAGTTGAAATGAAGAAAAGAATCGAGATTGCTTGACCATGCGTTGTTATCCTTTATCTTCATCAAGGTGATCGGATAGGATATGTATAGTGGACTAATAAGATATGTACAGAACTTATAtctatttttaagctgaacatatatagTTTTATAGtgccattttttttcctaatctcgatttttccggcatgcggGCTAATGCGGAGTAAAACggtaataataatcataaatagTTTATGTATAATACACTTAATGTATGTACACATTATGTATAATACACTACATTATGTATAATACACTATTACTTAATTTCCTAATTACactaacttggaaattaggaaaaactactactttagcagggtcgtgggcacttggaatagcttaccggaagaggcggtaatgagcaagggggtggatagctttaagagggccattgatcttcattggggactaattgactaggaccagcctagctgggcccagagcctgttgctggtcgtcacatttgtatttgtataaagtgGCTACTAAATTCAAAGTGTCAATCGGCTACTGGCTACAAGATAAGAGTTTTAATTTTCAGATCTGTTAACGGGAcaggacctcccccccccccatctaaaatattataaaaaaacagaaaaatctcTGGAGCAGGAGAAAATTTAGAATGGAAGCCCAGTCCTTGCACCtagctgacaaaaaaaaaaaaaaaaaaaaaaaaaataccttgacgagtgaatttttacaaaaagacaaaaaataatgtatgaaaaCTGAGAAAAATGATTTGTCTGGCGATTACAAATTTTTTCAGCCtcttaaaattttacaacttttgtCGGACTCTGATGATGcgtttcaattattttaacaatataattaactttttctaataatttcaacaaaatagAGTTAAAACAACAAATGAGTAAATCTTACAAATTTTTTCAGCCtcttaaaattttacaacttttgtCAGACTCTGATGATGcgtttcaattattttaacaatataattaacttttctaataatttcaacaaaatagAGTTAAAACAACAAATGAGTAAATCTTATTCAAAGACATTCTCAGAAAAGAATACTTACGAGTTGATTCAGAAACCTTCACAACTACGGTAACTTCCATCTCACATACAACAGTCAACACATCATTTGGCAACAGATCATCCGCCATTTTGAACAGACGTTCCCTTGGTAGAACCATTCCTTTATTTGCTTCCAAGAAGCAGGCACTTTTTGAGGTCCATGCAGAATtaggagatttttctttttcatttaagaaaCAAAAGTTAGGCTCTTtggttgaaatattttggagaaccAGGGGTTGCGGTTGAATACTATTCTCCCGTTCAGGTTTATCGGACCTTGAAGTATTTCTGCTTATTGATTCAACACCTGAAGACTTGGACTTTGTCACATTACCAGAACATACGTCAGCCTTTGAAATCGACTTGCCAGGCGAAAGAGAAACAGCATTCAACCAAAATCCTGATGCAATTGCTGTGCTGGTAGTTGTAGATGTGCAGTTATTTTTTGCAAGAGAACTTGGTGCTGTAGTAGTTTCAGGAAAAGAAACGGAAGATAGAGGTGAAGAAGCTGTGCAAACTGCACCAAAACTGAAAGAAGAGCTACTTGATGTTGTACTTGTCAATGATGCATGTGTACTTGATGCATCAGTGGTAACTGCTGTATGAACACTCTCTAAGCTGACATTTGTTGacgattcaaattcatttttacttgaAGCGCTCGGTGTAACTGTTACGGGAAACAGCTCGAAACAATTTTCGCCAGAGCGATTCCTCAGTCCAATTTTGTACCCCACTCCATTGGGTAAACTTTGTAAGGGGGAAATTCCAACATACTCGAAATAAATCTCTACTTGATTTTTAATGTACTTTCCATTGGGAAACAATTTGACACACCAGTGGGAGTTTGAACATTTAACAACAGAACTTCTAACAAATTCACCTGTCTTCGCCTGCAAAGACGGAAAGTTCTCGATTTTCCAAACAAAAGAAGAACATTCTGTAGTGACACGTGAAACTTGCTCTAACTGCTTGTTCATAACTCCAGCACATAAAATACCAACAGGCGGACCAAGTCTTCTCGAAGTCAAATGAACGTAGTTTCAAACCTACAAAAATTAAGTTGTTAAACCTATAATGCTTTtatctaaatataaaaataaaataaaacactaaaCTATATCTATGTACtataaaagcattatttttaggAGCCGAAGTTTTCGCGAATATTGGTGGTTCtgtgagctgaaaatttcgcgagGTTTTGATAAGAACAGAACCAAAAGTTGAAAAATCGCGAAAGTACATAAGTGAAATTTCTGCACGTGGCATTTTAAGAAACATtctacgatccaaaagttcggggacaagttgtataaaaccttaccctgaatagttcttATCAtcaaagcacatccaccttctaAATAGTCACCTTAAGCGACTCTGCCCTTCCGCCAACGTTCGTATAACTtttgaaagccatttttcgcaacctcctgtaaggcctcctGCGATGCAGCTTTAATTTCATATGACGAAAGAAAGCGGCGTCCCTGCATAAGTTCATAACTGCTGTGCAGGGCCCGACAAATTAAAaatgaggccctaggcccacaataatttggaggcccccttgAGACTTTATAGCGTAATGCAGTGGCTGATTTACAAGTTTGAGGCTTGTCAGAATGCCTTTTATggcctttgtctatcacagaactatgtaaatcatttataaaGCGAGTTTATTTATCCCGAAGCACCTCATAATTTTcacaaggtaaattcactactggcagaatgaataaaagttttccattaaggaagcttttttttcttctattagcaAGTCATTACTTTT
The DNA window shown above is from Uloborus diversus isolate 005 unplaced genomic scaffold, Udiv.v.3.1 scaffold_1368, whole genome shotgun sequence and carries:
- the LOC129232757 gene encoding TD and POZ domain-containing protein 1-like, with the translated sequence MNKQLEQVSRVTTECSSFVWKIENFPSLQAKTGEFVRSSVVKCSNSHWCVKLFPNGKYIKNQVEIYFEYVGISPLQSLPNGVGYKIGLRNRSGENCFELFPVTVTPSASSKNEFESSTNVSLESVHTAVTTDASSTHASLTSTTSSSSSFSFGAVCTASSPLSSVSFPETTTAPSSLAKNNCTSTTTSTAIASGFWLNAVSLSPGKSISKADVCSGNVTKSKSSGVESISRNTSRSDKPERENSIQPQPLVLQNISTKEPNFCFLNEKEKSPNSAWTSKSACFLEANKGMVLPRERLFKMADDLLPNDVLTVVCEMEVTVVVKVSESTLVNESTSSNNGTKLLIENLQNAFENPRFSDVTLKVGDVQFPAHKIILANRSKVFDAMFDSEMKESQENVVNLVEMKPSVAKAMLSYIYSGSIQELSVDRATDLYVAADRYDMPELKQWCKDFILKHISPNFACDVAILANLHDDEELAKASKHTIKNNLKAVLSSEKWLSLSKESPAVYLELLQVALLDDSD